The DNA segment ctttaattaactaaaatttataaaaaaaaaatcatttttaaatactacaataaatttataaacttacattcaaatattttaaaaaattaaatttttttcacacaaactttaacaaatttttttcaCAAGTTCACTATATATACCTTAATCTAAATAATCCAACTTTATTCACATTCAAATTACTCCAAATTCACTTCTTTCAATTCTTACATTTTCACTCTTTAATCCAAACACACGGTAAGtaaatacttaaatttttaaaaaaaatatacattataatttgaataatattgttaaaaatACATACCTGACTGGAAACCTATTTACTTTAGAATACGTATTATGTGAATATTTGAAATGAAAGATAAAATAGATGTAAAATCGTATTAGAAGGAGTGATATGTTGAAAAATAAAacgattaaaatatttaattaaacaaataaattagaaatatgaaaactacattttaaaaatgtaaagatgtttttagaaaaatatgaaTACAACGCCACCTATATCTAAAGCAGTTGATAATAAAGCTTTAAAAATTTCCTCTTTTCTACTTATTGTTTAACGgtcaattttttttaccattgaaaaataaaagtaaaagaattAGTTTTGATGCAGAATCCACTACCAAGGTCAAAGATCCAAACTAGTTGGGATCagaaaattaatagaaaaagaATGTCAGCACGAAATTACAATTAATTAGAAAAGAGTATTATTTTAAACGATACCCCTATACCTAATCACACTTTACATTGTCCTCTTCTCCGTTATTAACTATTGAAATCTGACATCacatatttttatgattttgttctctttattttattcttcaGTGTGAATTCAAACTAAATGCCCCACTTATTCATGCATAATCTGCGGATCAAAACcttaatatatatatctttttctttctcaattataattttaacaatTCTTTTTATAATAGATTATGGTTTTTTTCGtccaatttattattaaattgtaACAAAACTTgatcatataaaaaataaaagttacaaattaaaatataacttttaatttaattttaacaaaatttatttgtataaaaatattttagtggGGTAACTTTTTCACCAAAAAATTCGATTACATTATTGAAGTGATTTGTTTTTAGAAGATAGATGTAGATTCAGACATGTACGACcacttatgaaaaaaaaaatggtgtgaGCTAGTGGATAGAGCACTGCAACAAAACCAAAGTCTATCTATGTACTGAAGAAGTGCGTTACTACCCTACAATCTGTGGTTCTACACCAACCAATCATAtcttcaatgatttttttttcataggtGGTCACCAAAATTTAAAAGCTACCTTTTCTTGTGCTTCTTGCTTTGTTGAATTACAATATAGTTCTCCTTAATTTTCATTTCTATTTTTCTAGTTTTCCTtttacaacaaaaataaatttcaccTCTAAGTGTCCATTTcttcattaatttatttatttatttcaagcaATTAAGTTTTGAAGATTTTAAgtcaattaaatataaaaaaaatcataatatgtaagtaaaaatatcattttataagtcagtagtaaaaaattaaattagactaaaaaattaattttataaagtttaactactaattttttataacaatgtttttttctttctgaaaATTCTTATTTGATAGAGAATTGCAGTTAAAAAGGAAAGTAGTGAAGTGGGTGATTTTGCATTGTCCGAGGAGTTTACAATTGGTAAAGTGCAGAGGATCTTCTGAGTTCTGACCTCTAATCTGACTCCAATGTTGCTTTTAAATTTACCATTTGACTGAAATGCAAGAAAGGCTTGTGATTATTTATGGCAATAGAATTGAATAGAATGGAGCCCATTAAAACAGAAGTGAGAAGGTCAAAGGTTGCCAAGTGATAAATTTATGGTAGATCTACCAAGTACTAGTAGATCCATCTTTTATTTTTGACTCTTCCAAGTCTTAGAAAATACCAAAATTGTAATGCTCcacttcattttaaaatataaacaaatctAACCacgaaaattaaattaataaaaagtaaGTCTAACAAAGGAACCTTGtatgtttatatttatacaagtatattaataaaattaacttaggctttgaatgtaattttaaaaatacaggGATGCTAGTCCATTAGGGCTTTCTTTAAATTAGCAAATCCAATGTTATTCATGAAAAATAATTAGAGAATTTTTTTGAGGTCGATAATTTGTTAAAGTATAGAAGAAGTGagcatataattaaataatatgatatGAAAGAAAAAGATTTGACCATGAATGAAATTTTCGAGGTTGATAATTAGGATGACAATGTGGATTGACCTGTCCCACATAGGTCTACTCTGCGTAGTGAACACGGGCTGATTTCTCTACCCACCCTGCATTGCGGATCTGCAGGTCAAACTGCGTACAATTTTTTCtaagaaatttataaaaatgtttgttattgaaaaattgaatataaaagaattcaatcaaaatatttGTTACTTTTTGCATTGCTACTAAgaaattgaataataaaattcaataattataaaaaaattgattataattgaataaaaagtTGAACCTATGTTTGCTACTGATGtaaaacataaaacatcaatattattttcttacatttcaaacatagtcaaacatcaataattcaattaagataaaaacatcaaacatcaataattcaattaagataaaaacatcaaacatcaatattcttccatttaAAAACATACCCAAACATCGAACAACAACTCTACATTAAAGATAGTCAATTCAATAACATCAATGTTTTTCTATTTCAATAACATTGAATGCATGTTAGTACATTCCTCATTCATTCCAATCCAACTTGCAAATTAAGATCTTGTcgaaaaatatagaataaacatataattaacACTAGTGCAAAAAAGACTTTTTATGATGATTATACAAGAATTTTTATGACGGTTTTGATGATGTCAAAGATTTAGGCGATATAAAAATTCTGCATTTTCTATGTCGGTTGAAAACCTGACATAATAAGTTAACTTACTATGATGGTTGTATATAAACTGTCATAAAATGTGCAAAATATCTATATTCAAACAGAACTTTCTATGACTGGTATTTCTAGaacaatcataaaaaatattattactatgaTGCACTGCTAGAATACAAAATTTGGATACATTATTGAGAAGTTAAAGCACATGCCAAAGCGCAAGTAAGTTGTATGGTGAATCTTCCATCCTTGTAAAGGTGCTGTTAATGGTTTACAGGGAGTGCTGTTAATGGGATCCAAAATACTATTTTGATCATTCATAAACCGCCGTCGTTGCTTATCGCCTTCTCCGACCACCGCTATCTCCGACCGTTCTCAAGGCGACGGTAGAATGAGCCAAGAAGGaacatcatttttcttttcaaacttCCCCTTCGATCTCAGGGAATCAGATTTGTGGAAAATATTCAGGAGATGGGGAAGGGTGAGTGATCTCTTTATATCCAACAGATTAAACATCAAGAAGCAAAGGTTCAGATTTGTTAGATTTCAAGGAGTACAGAATATTAGGGAGTTGGAATTTCATCTAAACTCTATTTAGGTCGGGAGCTGGAAGTTGAATGTTAATAGACCAAAATATAAAAGGGCAGCAGACTCAAGAAAAGAATGGAATGTTAAATTGAAGGAGAAGGCAAGGATGCCTGAGAAAGAAGTTAAAAAAGAATGGAGGGCAAAAGGAGTAAGCACGTACGCAAACACTGTCAAGTATGGTCATAGAGATAGAGCACAAACTCAAAACAGAGAAAATTTGCAAGCCATTCACTTTAGAGCAGAGGAAACTCCCAGAGAATGGTTAAATAATTGTTATATTGGGAGAGTCTCGGATTTAAACAAGGTATCAAGTCTAAATGAAAGCTTTATATTGGGGGGGTCTTGGTTACATAAAGGTCAAATTTCTGGGGGGTTTCCATGTGTTATTGAAAGGGGAAAGCGAGATGAAGATCAAAGAAGCTATAGAGGAGAATAAAGAATGGTTTGAAGAAATGTTTGACACTATCATCCCATGGGAAGATCAATTTGTAGCGGTAGATAAACTGGTGTGGGTGAGATGCAGGGGCCTACCTCTGAAGTTATGGAATACAGACTGTTTTAAGCACATTGCAGCGCTACTGGGAACCCTTATCGAGGTTGACGAGGCAACTTTGGCATTGGAAGAGCTCGAGTATGCAAGGTTCAAAATTAGGGTTTCAGTGGGATGCGAGGCGAAGATCACTAGTTATATGAAAATCAATGAGGTGTTGTATCAGGTATCGGTGGAGGAAGAATGCACTGTCCCAGACTATAAACTGTATCAATGCCATTGGAGCGATGTATCTGAAAGCATGGAAACGGAGGCGGCCTCAATCGCGTCTAATGCTTCAGAGCGTTCGGGTAGTAGGGATTACGAGGACGGTGGAAAGGAGGTTGAGGAGAATCAGATGGCGAAAATGAGCATTGTCCAGCCACCGTTGGTACAAGGTCACCGGAGATCGGAACCTATAGTACCGGATGGTGGTGGTGTGTCCTTTTTGGATAGACCATTAGGCCCTTTCTCTGCACCTATTTTCAGTACAATCATAGGAAGGGAAAACCTAGGGTCTAAAACCCCAACGACATTAAGCAGGGCTGACGTGGACAAACGGTTTGGGCCTTCAGAAACAGCCCAAGAAGGGGAGTTGTCTGCTACCTATAAGGGGTGGGAAGGGAGGTGTAGAAGTAAAAATCATAATGAGGCCCTGTCGAAATCTGGCCCAGTAGTCTGTGGAGAGGAGAAGCTGTGGAATGGGTCGCCTGGAAGTCTGATTTTTTTCGAAAATCTCCGCGATCTCGACGAATCAGAACAGGGAGGCCAAATTGGGATAGGCAAAGCCACCCCACACCATGAGAAAGCTAGAAACGGCGCAATCACCGCACCACTCCCCATTTCGTTCGAGGCTACGGAGGAGAGTAGGAGGAATTCTTTGCGCACGAGGAGAACGGAAGCGAAAGGAGTAGAAGGTTCAACTTTTCAAGCTTTGACGGAGGTAGAAGAAAACGAGGGGGGGGGGAGGATCACGTTTCATATAATTCAGTATCGAGGGTGGAGGATTCGTTGCGAGAGTCACAAGAGAGGGAGGCAAACCAGCCACCTAAGCAATTGTCCCTGTTCGTCACAAAGAACAAACAGAAGCAAAGCCATTTTCAATCGGATTCGAAGTCAAACAGAATCAAAGACTCTTATTTTCTGTTTGGcaagcaaaggaaaaaggggaaCCATCTGACTGTGGATGAAGTGGACAACCAAAAAAGGCAAGTACATAATTCGTGCGCTACTAACTCATCGGCAACATTGGAAAGGAGAGTGTTTTGGGTGGGTGAATCAAGCAAAAACAGCAAGTGAGACGAACGTAAGAATATAAGGTCAGTTCTATCTCAAATTAGTAATTTTGTTTCTGATATGGCCATTAATAATTGCAATCGTTTATTTTGGTTGAAACATGGGAGTCTTGAAACAATTAGAGTGTGGGAATTGGGCAAACAGTTAGGGGCCTCATGTGGGGAAGAAGGAAAAGTTATGGTAAGTTTAGAAGAATTAGAAAAAAGGGACAGGTTTATGAAACTTAAAAGGGAAGCGGGGGAGGTTATAGGTTGTTAATGAGAATTCTTACTCTAAATGTGAGAGGGTTTGAGAGCCCTGTAAAGTGGAGGTATGTTAAGGAATTGATAAGAAAGGAAGGGATCAATATGTTGTGTTTGCAAGAAGTCAGAATGAAAAATTTCAGTTTAAATTTATGCTGTAAGTTATGGGGTGACAATGACATTGATTTCTTATACAGTGAACCAACTGACGGATCAGGGGGTATTCTGATGATTTGGCACAAATTGTTCTTTCAATGTACTAGTAATTTAATCAATAGAAGGTTCATAGTGCTTTCTGGGTTTTCTAAGGAGAAAAATATCCCTGTTGTGATTGTAAATGTGTATTCTTCTTGTATTCTACAAGAGAAAAAGCAAATGTGGACAGAGTTATTGGAGATTAGGCAAAGGGAACCTTGTAGCTCTTGGTGCTTATTGGGGGACTTCAACTCCATAAGAAATGAAAGGGAACGAAGGGGGGTTAGTAGAGTAAGTGGTAATAAGAGAGAAATGCAAGGTTTTAATAACTTCATTGACAATATGGAGATGGTGGATATACCATACATTGGAAGAAAATACACTTGGTATAGACCTAACGGCAAAGCAAAGAGTAGGCTTGATAGGTTTTTGGTGTCTTTTGATTGGTTACAATATTGGACAGGTTGCAAGCAATATGTTACAGATAGACAAGTATCTGATCACTGTGCGCTAGTGCTAAAGTCAAATGTGGCAGATTGGGGACCAAAACCTTTTAGGTTTCTTGACATTTGGCAGGATGATAAAGAGTTTGGTAATTTTGTCAAAAGCAAGTGGGAAAGTTATTTGGTTCAAGGTAACGAAATCTTGGTGCTAAAAGAGAAACTGAAAATGCTAAAGAGCGACCTGAAAGGTTGGAATAAAGATGTTTTTGGGCACACTGATAAGTTAAAATTGGAGATCTTGAGGAAAATACAAGAGTTGGATTCGAGAGATGATGAAGGCAGTTTGGATGAAAACAAGATCATAGAAAGAAGAGAACTCCTGAGTCAATTACAGGACATTAATGAGAGAAACGAATCTCTATTACAACAAAAGTCAAGAACATTGTGGATTAAATAGGGGGACTCAAACTCTAAATTCTTTCATGCCTCTATCAAATGGAGGAGGATGAGGAATGAGATTAAAGGAGTTAAATGTAATCTATCTGGGAATTGGGAGGAAGAACCAAACAAGGTAAAAGAGAAGGTTTGGGATTTCTATAGAAATAAGATGTCGGCTACCGAAGATATTGGAGTTAGGTTGGATAATGTGGCTTTCAAGGAGTTATCTGAATATGAAAATAGGTTCTTGTCAGATCCATTcgatgaaaaagaaataaaggaaGCCATTTGGAACTGCGATAGTCATAAAAGTCCTGGCCCAGATGGAGTAACTTTCAgcttcattaaaaataattggaaTTTTCTAGGAAAAGAAATGTTGGGAGCCGTAAATTTCTTTCATAAGGAGGGGAAGATCCCGAAGGGTTGTAATGCGTCTTTCATAACATTGATTCCAAAGTCTGAGAATCCTCAATCCCTTGAAGAGTACATACCTATCTCTCTTGTTGGTTGTCTGTACAAGATTCTGACGAAAGTGCTAGCTAACAGGATTAAAAAGGTCATTGGGAACGTGATATATGTTTCACAATCAGCTTTTCTGTCTAATAGAGGTTTGTTAGATAGTGTCCTCGTAATGAATGAGGTTGTGGACGATCTGAAAAAGAGGAGAAAAAGCGGGGTGATTGTGAAACTTGACTTTGAGAAGGCGTATGATTCGGTAAGTTGGGAGTTCTTATATTATATGATGGGAAGACTAGGGTTTTGTGGAAAATGGGTTCAGTGGATCAGAGCCTGCCTTGAATCAGCTACTGTCTCGGTTTTGGTAAATGGTAGTCCGACTAAGGAATTCAAACCAACAAGAGGTCTTAGACAAGGGGATCCGTTGGCACCGTTCTTGTTCTTGATTGTTGCACAAGGATTAGCTGGGCTAGTAAGACAAGCGACAAGAAAAAACTTGCTCTCGGGTATTAAAGTAGGGGATAAGAAGGTGGAGGTGAATCTATTACAATTCGCGGATGATACCCTTTTTGTTTGTGAACCAAATGTGCAGAACATCATGTGCATCAAGGCTATTCTAAGATGTTTTGAATTAAGCTCGGGCCTCAAAGTAAACTTTCATAAGAGCAAGATTGGGGCAATCGGAGTAGATAGGTACGAGGTGAAAATGTATTCAGAAATACTCCATTGCAGTCTAATGGATATACCGTTCACATATCTAGGCCTACCTATTGGAGGTAATCCATCTAGGTGTTCTTTCTGGGAACCAGTATTATCAAAGATAAGAAAGAAATTGTCTGTATGGAAGGGAATGAATTTGTCTTTCACGGGAAGAGTTTGCCTTATAAAATCTGTCATCACTGTCGTCCCACTCTTTTTCCTATCTTTCTTTAAAGCCCCAACTGGAGTGTGTAAGGAAATTATTAAACTATAGAGAAAGTTTTTGTGGGGGTGGGGTAAAGAAGGGAGGAAAATCGCGTGGACTAGCTGGGAAAATATCTGTAAAGCGAAAGAGGAGGGAGGTCTAGGCATTAAACGTATTGATTTGTTTAACAAGGCACTCTTGGCAAAATGGTTATGGAGATTGGACTCCACAGAGAATGGACCTTGGAGGGAGGTCTTGGAATCTAAGTACAATTTGGGGAGGTTGTCGAATTCATGTGCGCTGAAACGAAATAGATTCACTTCAAGATGGTGGAGATTTATCTAAAGTTGGTCTCTCGGACCAAGGCGTCAACTGGTTCAATCAGAATTCAACTTGGAAGGTAGGATCAGGGGTgaaaatcaaattttgggaAGACGAATGGTTACCTATTGGCCAACTTAAAGCAAGGTATGGAAGAATGTACAACAACTCTGAGCTTAAAGATAAGACCATTGGAAGTTTTGGCTGTTGGAACACAGACAGGTGGGAGTGGAAGTTCAGTTGGAGAAGAGAATGGTTTGAATGGGAGAAGACTGTGGTAGAGGATTTTATGTCTATTATATCATTGGTGCCTTTTCAACCGGACAACGAGGATGTAAGGATATGGAATGACCCACCATCATACTCTTTCTCGATCAAATCTGCTTATAATAAGTTAGTTAATTGCAGGATAAGGGGGGAAACAGTGTTTGGTTCTCTCTGGAATCTGAAGGTTATGCCCTCAGCCCTGTTCTATGTATGGAGAGCTCTCTCGAATAGGATTGCGACAAAACAGAATCTGCGTAAAAGGGGAGTGTCATTAAGGGATACTTTATGTGTTCTCTGTGGAAGGGAAGAGGAGACAACCTTACATATTCTCCTTTCTTGTAGGGAATCAAGTAAGGTATGGAACATGTGTTTTAACTGGATGGGAATTAGTTCGGTGAATCATAATGAGTTGAATTACCATTTCGAACAATTCTCTAGCATTTGTTTTAATCAGGAAGGCAATAAACTGTGGAAGACTCTTTGGGTATCAATTGTATGGAGTATTTGGAAGCACAGAAATAGGGTCACTTTTAACCAAGCAAAGGTAGATGCAGAGGAAATATTCACTTTGGCACAAGTACAATCATGAGTTTGGATGAAACATAAAGATAAGAAAGTCACCTTTTCCTTTTCAGATTGGATTTTATCACCCTTAACCTGTGTTAATATGGTATCAAGGTAAGTGTAGTAATTTGTGTATCCAACTTTATACTTATTTCACTGATTGTAAATCTAAGGAGTCTTAATAACTTCCTAAATATGTTGTATGTATGGTGGGACGTTGTAATATGTTGTTTCcctgttttagctttgtgtgGTGGGGTAGGTTGTTATCTTGGTACAGGTCATGCAGTGGGGAGCAGGGATTTTTTTCAGTGAAAGGAGCAGGAAGTGAAAAAAGCACCTTGAAGGAAGGTGGATGTTTGATCTACTTTTTGAAGAATAAGCTTGATACTGAAGCTTAAAGAAGGAAGCAGAGTTAAGCaaaggttttaaagaagaatttCATTGAAATTGGAGGAATCATGAAGGATCACTGCAAAAGCACGCCGTGGTGGTTTTGATGTATATTAGATTCTTGGTGTGTTTTTGCAGCAACGATTATTGTTTGTCTGAAACAGGTCGGTGGACATTCTGATAGGTAGTTTTGAGTTCTGGTGTTGCAGCCCAGTAATAAGGCTCTTATGCTGACCCTGGTTACGTTGAAAGTGCCTTATAATCTGCAGCTAAAATCTTTAGTTGGGgtgttataatattattttcaatagtAGGTGAAAGAGGTTGGAAAAGGTTGTAGTGTGTATTTCTTAAGGTAATTCTGGGCAACTTTATAATCATCATGAGGTGTGTGTTTTATCTTGAGAAAAGTGTGTCATGTAGGTTGCTCGTTTCGCTTTTTTGGTTGTCCAGGATTGTTTTGTAAGGTAGGTTAGTTTAATCTAGTAGGATGACTGGGTTTTCTggtttttgtataagggttgggacacccctaaagtgttccccattttaatttaattaattctttgctgaaaaaaaaatgatgattcTCATCATAACCGTCATAATAAGtgatatttttatgaaaaatatatctATTACCGGtcataataaattaaactttttaCGTCATATATTACAATAACCAtcatattatgtttttttttttaaattatttttaaaatttttctcTATTCatcttatataattttcttttctattaaaAGGTACTTTATTTGTTGTTATTGAGGAAGTattagttttgttttttaatatctGTCAGGTACACATTACTTGACATTACTTAACAGGAacatgaaatgaaatgaaatgaaataaaataaaaaataataataataacaaaagcAAACAAAAATATCGTCCACTAATTTTTTCTAGGACTCGAACCGGAAGAGATGTTAAGattataaagaataattaagtctaaatttaattaaaaatcatcTTCACCATGATTTATAAAATACTACAAAATAAACAAATCTTTGACGATGtatgaaaactgttttgaattctgaaaaaaaaaatctaaaattaggAGATTTCATAATTCTTTGGAAATAAAGAGAAATCCAATGAAGCAATAAGTAATGAAGAAAGGATTTTAGTTTGAGAATGAGGAGAGGTAACTGAGTTAAATGCAGCCAAAATTTCCTTTCAAGTTTATAGTTTCGTGTCTCGTTAAATTTCGGACAAAGATGTTGCCATTTGACATTCTTATAAAATCATTAGACATATATTTTatagaatttaattttcatttttttttactattttaaatattaaataacataataatagaATATTATTTAGAATTCGAAAGTTTTCCAAACTTCGCTATTTCTTATTGTaatataaacttaaaataataataataataatatataaaattaagttatttaattaaaatataattcttttaataataatttctgATCAAAGACTGAGATGCCACATTCTAAAATCTCAATGTTCtgatttaatttgaataatacAGAAAGGTACACATGAAAATTTAGAGTCAAAACTAGACAGACAAATACAAGGTTTTGTTCTTCATATGGACTCACTATCCTCTCTTGTATTTAGGAGTAACATAATTTGTAAGCTACTAGGATTTAACACTAGAATATTTGAGAGAGAATGCTGGTTCTCAAGAACATGAAGATTAATATAGAGATGCAGAGTTATTTACCATTAATATATAGTTTTTCATTGTATTCAtccaaatataaaatagttgaaaaaatttatgaaaaagaaaaaatgaatgcTTGAGAAATATAATACAGTGCCTGATAAGCTCGTATGGGCATGTGCAAGCTCAACCTACAAGAAAGTTTAGTGCAGCACATTAGTATTTTAGTGCAAAACTTCAAactctattatatttttttacttagaCAATACTATCATAATTCTTAAATTTTAGTTGTTAGTGAATGACAATTATTCAGTGCTCCAGCCACAATATACTACCAAcaaaacacaacacaacactTCATCTATATtaccttctcttctcttctctccctaTGTATTTGGCATCAATTGCACACACCTTTCTCTCCACTCTGCTACCTATATTGGTTTTCAGTTTCCTATCATCACCCTTTATTCCCTTAGATCCGCTGCTCATTTTCAGTTTTTGCGTAACAGGTATTAGGAATTGGTGtttcttttattctgtttttatccAAAGTTCAAAGTCTGTGCTACTTGCAAACTTTTCATCCTTCCACCTCAACACAGAGGAC comes from the Phaseolus vulgaris cultivar G19833 chromosome 8, P. vulgaris v2.0, whole genome shotgun sequence genome and includes:
- the LOC137825284 gene encoding uncharacterized protein, with translation MRILTLNVRGFESPVKWRYVKELIRKEGINMLCLQEVRMKNFSLNLCCKLWGDNDIDFLYSEPTDGSGGILMIWHKLFFQCTSNLINRRFIVLSGFSKEKNIPVVIVNVYSSCILQEKKQMWTELLEIRQREPCSSWCLLGDFNSIRNERERRGVSRVSGNKREMQGFNNFIDNMEMVDIPYIGRKYTWYRPNGKAKSRLDRFLVSFDWLQYWTGCKQYVTDRQVSDHCALVLKSNVADWGPKPFRFLDIWQDDKEFGNFVKSKWESYLVQGNEILVLKEKLKMLKSDLKGWNKDVFGHTDKLKLEILRKIQELDSRDDEGSLDENKIIERRELLSQLQDINERNESLLQQKSRTLWIK